In one Mycobacterium sp. NBC_00419 genomic region, the following are encoded:
- a CDS encoding phosphatase PAP2 family protein, with protein MPDREPVAPPPSGEVAALVAVQSRLATPPVLTVARAMSHFGEHAQGWVALSAVGALVSCTRRRDWLLVGVGAVAAHAAAIAIKLVVRRKRPHHPAIAVNVGTPSALSFPSAHATSSTAAAMLLCRATRSPLPLVVVPAMALSRLVLGVHYPTDVLAGAAVGAVVARTAARFASPQKETQK; from the coding sequence ATGCCTGACCGCGAGCCGGTCGCCCCGCCGCCCAGCGGCGAGGTCGCCGCGCTGGTGGCGGTGCAGTCGCGACTAGCCACCCCGCCGGTGCTCACCGTCGCCCGGGCCATGTCGCACTTCGGTGAGCACGCCCAGGGCTGGGTGGCGCTGTCCGCGGTCGGCGCGCTGGTGTCATGCACGCGGCGCCGGGACTGGCTGCTGGTCGGTGTCGGCGCGGTGGCCGCACATGCCGCGGCGATCGCGATCAAACTCGTGGTGCGCCGCAAGCGTCCGCATCACCCGGCTATCGCCGTCAATGTCGGCACGCCGAGTGCCCTGAGCTTCCCCTCGGCGCATGCCACCTCGTCGACCGCCGCGGCTATGCTGCTGTGCCGGGCCACTCGCTCACCGCTTCCGCTGGTTGTGGTGCCCGCGATGGCCCTATCGCGGCTCGTGCTCGGTGTGCACTACCCGACCGATGTGCTCGCCGGGGCAGCTGTGGGCGCGGTGGTCGCGCGCACGGCCGCCCGCTTTGCCTCACCGCAGAAGGAGACGCAGAAGTGA
- a CDS encoding decaprenyl-phosphate phosphoribosyltransferase, which translates to MSEEAAPVTGPPSNLAAGIVKAIRPRQWVKNLLVLAAPLAALGRDVHYDYGDVLFKVSIAFVVFCLAASSIYLVNDARDVEADRAHPTKRFRPIAAGVLPVGLAYGIATVLGVASLGIAWWLKPQLALVMAVYIAIQLAYCFGLKHQAVLDICIVSSGFLIRAIAGGVAAGIPLSQWFLLVMAFGSLFMAAGKRYAELQLAERTGAKIRKSLERYTSTYLRFVWTLSATAVVLCYGLFAFERDGTTGSWWAVSIVPFTIAILRYAVDVDGGLAGEPEEIALRDRVLQLLGLLWIGTVVAAIVFS; encoded by the coding sequence GTGAGTGAGGAAGCGGCACCGGTCACCGGGCCCCCGAGCAATCTGGCCGCTGGCATCGTCAAGGCCATCCGCCCCCGACAGTGGGTGAAGAACCTGCTGGTGCTGGCAGCTCCGCTGGCAGCGCTGGGTCGCGACGTGCACTACGACTACGGCGACGTGCTGTTCAAGGTGTCGATCGCTTTCGTGGTGTTCTGCCTGGCGGCGTCGTCGATCTATCTGGTGAACGACGCCCGCGACGTGGAAGCCGACCGGGCCCACCCGACCAAGAGGTTCCGGCCGATCGCCGCCGGTGTGCTGCCCGTCGGGCTGGCCTACGGCATCGCGACCGTGCTGGGGGTCGCCTCGCTGGGCATCGCCTGGTGGCTCAAGCCGCAGCTGGCGCTGGTGATGGCGGTCTATATCGCGATTCAGCTGGCGTACTGCTTCGGCCTCAAACATCAAGCGGTGCTTGACATCTGCATCGTCTCCTCAGGTTTCTTGATCCGCGCCATCGCCGGTGGTGTGGCGGCAGGCATTCCGCTGTCCCAGTGGTTCCTGCTGGTGATGGCCTTCGGATCGCTGTTCATGGCGGCCGGAAAGCGTTATGCCGAACTGCAACTCGCCGAACGCACCGGGGCCAAGATCCGCAAATCGCTGGAGCGCTACACCAGCACCTACCTGCGCTTCGTGTGGACCCTGTCGGCGACCGCGGTGGTCCTCTGCTACGGCCTGTTCGCCTTCGAACGGGACGGCACCACCGGGTCCTGGTGGGCGGTGTCGATCGTGCCGTTCACCATCGCGATTCTTCGCTACGCCGTCGACGTCGACGGCGGACTGGCCGGGGAACCCGAGGAGATCGCACTGCGCGACCGGGTGTTGCAGCTGTTGGGGCTTTTGTGGATCGGAACAGTAGTTGCAGCGATCGTCTTCAGTTGA
- the zomB gene encoding flagellar motor control protein ZomB, which yields MKPEGPKKLWALAFPYAPVTRISLWVSVVVVAGLFGWGAWQRRWIADDGLIVLRTVRNLLAGNGPVFNAGERVESNTSTLWTYLNYLGAVIGGPVRLEYVALTLALSLSVAGVVLVMLGTARLYAPSLRGRSALLLPAGVVVYIAIPPARDFATSGLENGLVLAWIGLLWWMLVCWSQRPLSRPATPWFTAALAVVAGLSVLVRPELALIGGLALLMMFICARGWRARVLIVVAGGLLPVAYQIFRMGYYALLVPQTALAKDATGDKWGQGLIYLANFNKPYALWIPALLLIGLAAVLLAGRATPWWVRTPEAPRGSGRLVHRIQSPAAVVIFMLLSGLLQGLYWIRQGGDFMHGRVLLTPVFCLLAPISVIPFALPDGIRFSREKGRLLAGAACALWLAVIGWSLWAANSPGMGSDATRVTYSGIVDERRFYSQATGHAHPLTAADYLDYPRMRAVVVAINNTPDGALLLPSGNYDVWDVVPAFPPPPPPPGVPMDTWRRQIAPHTVFFTNLGMVGMNVGLNTRVIDQIGLANPLAAHTARLEDARIGHDKNLFPDWAVAEGPWLKEHPYVPPYLDEGWIKEAGVALQCPETARKLESIRAPLGVRRFLSNVMHSLDFTGYRINRVPQYELLRCGLDEPALDGTPYTGLPATGP from the coding sequence GTGAAACCCGAAGGGCCCAAGAAGCTTTGGGCCCTGGCTTTCCCGTATGCACCGGTCACCCGAATCAGCCTGTGGGTCAGCGTTGTGGTGGTCGCCGGGCTGTTCGGCTGGGGTGCATGGCAACGCCGCTGGATCGCCGATGACGGCCTGATCGTGTTGCGCACCGTGCGCAACCTGCTGGCCGGCAACGGCCCGGTGTTCAACGCCGGCGAGCGGGTGGAGTCCAACACCTCGACGCTGTGGACCTACCTCAACTACCTGGGTGCGGTGATCGGCGGGCCGGTACGTCTGGAATACGTGGCGCTGACGCTGGCGCTGTCGCTCTCGGTGGCCGGTGTGGTCCTGGTGATGCTGGGCACCGCCCGGCTCTACGCGCCGAGCCTGCGAGGCCGAAGTGCCCTGCTGCTGCCGGCCGGCGTGGTGGTCTACATCGCGATCCCGCCGGCCCGGGACTTCGCCACCTCGGGGCTGGAGAACGGTCTCGTGCTCGCCTGGATCGGCCTGCTGTGGTGGATGCTGGTCTGCTGGTCCCAGCGTCCCCTTTCGCGGCCCGCCACCCCTTGGTTCACCGCGGCACTGGCTGTGGTTGCCGGGCTGAGCGTGTTGGTCCGGCCCGAACTGGCACTCATCGGCGGGCTGGCGCTGCTGATGATGTTCATCTGCGCGCGCGGCTGGCGCGCCCGCGTGCTCATCGTGGTCGCCGGCGGCCTGCTGCCGGTCGCCTACCAGATCTTCCGGATGGGGTACTACGCCCTGCTGGTCCCGCAGACCGCGCTGGCCAAGGACGCCACCGGCGACAAGTGGGGCCAGGGACTGATCTATCTGGCCAACTTCAACAAGCCCTACGCGCTGTGGATCCCGGCGCTGCTGCTCATCGGTCTGGCCGCAGTGCTGCTCGCCGGTCGCGCCACACCGTGGTGGGTCCGGACCCCCGAGGCGCCCCGCGGTTCCGGTCGGCTGGTCCACCGCATTCAGAGCCCTGCCGCGGTGGTGATCTTCATGCTCCTGAGCGGGCTGCTGCAAGGGCTGTACTGGATTCGCCAGGGCGGCGATTTCATGCACGGGCGGGTTTTGCTGACCCCGGTGTTCTGCCTGCTGGCCCCGATATCGGTGATTCCCTTCGCCTTGCCCGACGGCATCCGATTCTCTCGGGAGAAGGGGCGCCTGCTGGCCGGCGCGGCCTGCGCACTGTGGCTCGCGGTCATCGGGTGGTCGCTGTGGGCGGCCAACTCGCCGGGAATGGGCTCGGACGCCACCCGTGTCACCTACTCCGGCATCGTCGACGAGCGCCGGTTCTACTCCCAGGCCACCGGTCACGCGCACCCGCTCACCGCCGCCGACTACCTGGACTACCCGCGGATGCGTGCGGTGGTGGTGGCCATCAACAACACACCAGACGGTGCCCTGCTGCTGCCGTCGGGTAACTACGACGTATGGGACGTCGTCCCCGCATTCCCGCCGCCTCCGCCTCCGCCCGGTGTGCCGATGGACACCTGGCGTCGTCAAATCGCGCCTCACACAGTCTTTTTCACCAACCTGGGTATGGTCGGGATGAACGTCGGACTCAACACCAGGGTGATCGACCAGATCGGCCTGGCCAATCCGCTGGCCGCGCACACCGCGCGCCTCGAGGACGCCCGCATCGGGCACGACAAGAACCTCTTCCCGGACTGGGCGGTCGCCGAGGGGCCGTGGCTCAAGGAACACCCCTACGTTCCGCCCTACCTCGACGAGGGGTGGATCAAAGAGGCCGGGGTGGCGTTGCAGTGCCCCGAGACCGCCAGGAAGCTGGAGTCCATCCGGGCCCCGCTCGGCGTTCGTCGCTTCCTGTCCAACGTCATGCATTCCCTCGATTTCACCGGATATCGGATCAATCGGGTGCCCCAGTACGAGCTGTTGCGCTGCGGACTCGATGAGCCCGCGTTGGACGGCACCCCGTACACTGGGTTACCGGCCACCGGGCCCTAG